Proteins from one Crocosphaera sp. UHCC 0190 genomic window:
- a CDS encoding DUF3146 family protein — translation MSSQHRPETTAYVRIIQQSWQRGQIEGEVTAANYQWRFQWHFRHGRLLVQPSLGRALIYEPLGRFLELSDYQLEPGGDYEFTLRSQL, via the coding sequence GTGAGTTCTCAGCATCGACCAGAAACCACCGCTTATGTCCGCATTATCCAACAGTCTTGGCAACGGGGCCAAATTGAAGGAGAAGTGACGGCCGCTAACTATCAATGGCGGTTTCAGTGGCATTTTCGCCACGGACGGTTATTGGTACAACCTTCCTTGGGCCGAGCGTTAATTTATGAACCTTTAGGACGATTTTTAGAACTCTCTGACTATCAATTGGAACCTGGGGGAGATTATGAATTTACCTTGCGATCGCAACTTTAG